A single window of Dermacentor albipictus isolate Rhodes 1998 colony chromosome 1, USDA_Dalb.pri_finalv2, whole genome shotgun sequence DNA harbors:
- the LOC135908862 gene encoding uncharacterized protein encodes MASATSSARKGGTQYCCVVDCRNSLENTKGRTPPVKFYRFPGKWYEKGRRQAWITAVRRVNADDTPWEPSKSTRICSTHFVGNCKSDLMEHPSYIPTIFPPVYRKKAPDRERAERWERRLTDQWHSQQSSQQSAPLEHALLDCSDTAPEQQHDTCERDSTTCLSELTELSTSNPLDFPSSSSITTEVPAARVTDVGCQTECSASGKLDLLLSATNGTEASTQVTHAEQSDKVTGTDYNWKRRCSFEGFNSVKDNEEALRDLCGVTLPVFSLLLNLLPHSRYKSTDVTREDKLCLFLAKLRLGVTFSALAAIFSVSTTTASNVFRRTLDLLSVALEDWVFVPSRDVIKLSLPLPFKEHYPNCTFIIDCTEIRTEMPSKVEQQHVMFSHYKGTYTLKFLVGIIPNGMIAFMSKMYGGRLTDSFITQDSGFLELLKPGDLVLSDKGFPRIRTEVEGKGAVLLMPPFNTNGGQMSQEDMDMTYQIASVRIHVERVIRRLKTYRILSNTVPLTLVPHMKKIAAVCAALVNMEPPIIKKQECN; translated from the exons AtggcgagtgcgacctcatcagccaggaaaggtggcacgcagtACTGCTGTGTTGTTGACTGCCGCAACAGCCTTGAGAACACGAAAGGTAGAACGCCGCCCGTGAAATTCTACAGATTTccggggaagtggtacgagaagggcagacgacaagcatggataactgcagtgcgccgagtcaa TGCTGATGACACTCCCTGGGAGCCATCCAAAAGCACACGAATTTGCAGCACCCATTTCGTTGGAAACTGCAAGAGTGACCTAATGGAACATCCATCATACATCCCTACCATCTTTCCACCTGTGTACCGAAAGAAGGCACCAGATCGAGAGAGGGCGGAAAG ATGGGAGCGGCGTCTAACAGACCAGTGGCACTCGCAGCAGTcgtctcagcagtcagcaccactaGAACATGCGCTTTTGGACTGCAGTGACACAGCTCCGGAGCAGCAGCACGACACATGTGAAAGAGATTCCACAACGTGCCTTTCTGAATTGACAGAACTGTCAACAAGCAACCCACTGGATTTCCCGTCATCGAGTAGCAtaacaacagaagttcctgctgccagagTGACTGATGTT GGATGCCAGACAGAATGTTCTGCTTCAGGCAAGCTGGACCTCCTGCTCTCGGCAACCAATGGGACTGAAGCATCAACACAAGTCACGCATGCTGAACAAAGTGACAAG GTGACTGGCACAGACTATAACTGGAAAAGAAGATGCAGCTTTGAGGGCTTCAACTCGGTGAAGGACAATGAGGAAGCTCTGCGTGACCTGTGCGGCGTTACACTGCCTGTGTTTAGTCTCCTGCTGAACCTTCTCCCTCATTCGAGGTACAAAAGCACTGATGTGACGCGTGAGGACAAACTTTGTTTGTTTTTAGCTAAACTTCGGCTTGGTGTGACATTCAGTGCACTTGCTGCAATATTTAGTGTGAGCACCACAACTGCATCAAATGTGTTCAGGAGAACACTTGACCTCCTTAGTGTTGCCTTGGAAGACTGGGTGTTTGTGCCTTCACGAGATGTTATCAAACTCTCTTTGCCCCTCCCATTTAAAGAACATTATCCTAATTGTACATTTATAATAGACTGCACTGAAATTCGAACAGAAATGCCCTCTAAAGTGGAACAGCAACATGTAATGTTTTCTCATTATAAAGGGACTTACACACTCAAGTTTTTGGTAGGTATAATTCCTAATGGAATGATAGCATTTATGTCTAAAATGTATGGTGGGCGGCTCACAGACTCTTTTATTACACAAGACTCTGGATTTTTAGAGCTTCTAAAGCCTGGAGATCTAGTGCTAAGTGACAAGGGCTTCCCAAGAATTAGGACAGAAGTTGAGGGAAAGGGAGCAGTACTGCTGATGCCACCGTTCAATACGAATGGAGGGCAAATGTCTCAGGAAGACATGGACATGACGTATCAAATTGCATCAGTTCGCATACATGTGGAGAGGGTAATTCGAAGGCTGAAGACATATCGTATTCTAAGCAACACAGTGCCCCTGACTTTAGTACCACACATGAAGAAAATAGCTGCTGTGTGTGCTGCCCTTGTGAACATGGAGCCCCCTATAATCAAGAAGCAAGAGTGCAACTAG